A region of Paraburkholderia sp. BL23I1N1 DNA encodes the following proteins:
- a CDS encoding hydrolase: MANPKLEVLTPANSQIIFIDHQPQMAFGVQSIDRQVLKNNVVGLAKAARTFNIPTTITTVESESFSGYTYPELLDVFPGHKVLERSSMNSWDDQKVRDSLAANGRKKVIVAGLWTEVCNNTFALCAMDEGDYEIYMVADASGGTSKEAHDYAMQRMIQAGVVPMTWQQVLLEWQRDWAHKETYNEVMAIAKEHSGAYGMGVDYAYTMVHKAPQRTSGAHEVLAPVPAKTK, from the coding sequence ATGGCAAATCCGAAACTCGAAGTCCTGACGCCTGCCAATTCGCAGATCATTTTCATCGACCACCAGCCGCAAATGGCTTTTGGGGTTCAGTCCATCGACCGTCAGGTACTGAAGAACAACGTAGTAGGACTCGCGAAGGCAGCGCGGACGTTCAACATCCCTACCACGATTACGACAGTGGAATCCGAAAGTTTCTCGGGTTACACGTACCCCGAATTGCTGGACGTGTTCCCGGGCCACAAGGTGCTCGAACGCTCGTCCATGAATTCGTGGGACGACCAGAAGGTTCGTGACTCGCTGGCTGCAAACGGCCGGAAAAAGGTGATCGTTGCGGGTCTGTGGACGGAAGTGTGCAACAACACGTTTGCACTGTGTGCAATGGACGAAGGCGACTACGAAATCTATATGGTCGCCGACGCATCGGGCGGCACGTCGAAGGAAGCGCATGACTACGCGATGCAGCGCATGATTCAGGCCGGTGTGGTGCCGATGACCTGGCAACAGGTGCTGCTCGAATGGCAACGCGACTGGGCGCACAAAGAGACGTACAACGAAGTCATGGCGATTGCCAAGGAGCATTCGGGTGCATACGGAATGGGTGTGGACTATGCCTACACCATGGTGCACAAGGCTCCGCAGCGCACGTCGGGCGCGCACGAAGTTCTGGCGCCTGTGCCGGCAAAGACGAAGTAA
- a CDS encoding alginate export family protein codes for MASDARATKPLRSLKSRRRAPRFSALRAARALLISTGLAAALPASAADTALGGADDTAKASTAVASSAGTASCARPAIMFNRWQENWGVLANPCVPKKPLDSLKYIPLFGNPDAYISLGVVLRERLEVNDAPLFGLGSAHDDTYLLQRLDVHADIRLGPHVQIFTQFEDAQPYGKDNVTPVDKNPPDLRQAFVAITEPLGPGTFKFRVGRQEMAFDLQRFVSVRDGPNVRQAFDALWADYETGPWRWIAYATQPVQYRDYSDFDDVSNRDLTFSGLRVERKGVGPGDLSAYYSRYNRSNAHFLDATGDEHRDVFDARYSGNVNHIDWDVEGMIQSGHVGSKTIGAWAVGSLAGYTLTSVPWTPRIGIQVDAASGDNHPGDGRVGTFNPLFPNGYYFALAGYTGYSNLIHVKPSLIVKPNSKLTLLAGVGLQWRETTADAVYQQGSAVVPGTAGHGSPWTGFYTQFRADWAVTANLAAALEAVHFQVGPSLRELGARNADYIGAELKFGW; via the coding sequence ATGGCAAGTGACGCACGCGCCACGAAGCCGTTGAGGTCACTGAAGTCCCGCCGGCGCGCGCCACGCTTTTCCGCGCTGCGCGCCGCCCGTGCCTTGCTGATCAGCACGGGTCTCGCGGCCGCGCTGCCGGCTTCGGCGGCGGACACCGCGCTCGGCGGGGCTGACGATACCGCCAAGGCGAGCACCGCCGTGGCTTCGTCCGCTGGGACCGCGTCGTGCGCGCGGCCGGCGATCATGTTCAACCGCTGGCAGGAAAACTGGGGCGTGCTGGCCAATCCCTGCGTGCCGAAAAAGCCGCTCGATTCGCTCAAGTACATCCCGCTGTTCGGCAACCCCGACGCGTATATCTCGCTAGGCGTGGTGCTTCGCGAGCGCCTGGAGGTGAACGACGCACCGTTGTTCGGTCTCGGATCGGCGCATGACGACACGTATCTGCTGCAACGTCTGGACGTTCACGCGGACATCCGGCTCGGCCCGCACGTGCAGATCTTCACGCAATTCGAAGACGCGCAACCGTACGGCAAGGACAACGTCACGCCGGTCGATAAGAATCCGCCGGATCTGCGCCAGGCGTTCGTCGCGATCACCGAGCCGCTTGGGCCCGGCACCTTCAAGTTCCGCGTCGGGCGTCAGGAAATGGCGTTCGACTTGCAGCGCTTCGTCTCGGTGCGCGACGGCCCCAACGTGCGTCAGGCATTCGACGCGCTATGGGCCGACTATGAAACCGGCCCCTGGCGCTGGATCGCCTATGCGACGCAGCCGGTTCAGTATCGCGACTATTCGGATTTCGACGACGTCTCCAACCGCGATCTGACGTTCAGCGGTCTGCGCGTGGAGCGCAAGGGCGTGGGGCCGGGCGATCTGTCAGCGTATTACTCGCGCTACAACCGCAGCAACGCGCACTTTCTCGACGCAACCGGCGACGAACACCGCGACGTATTCGATGCGCGCTATTCCGGCAACGTCAACCATATTGATTGGGACGTCGAAGGAATGATTCAGTCGGGTCATGTCGGCAGCAAGACGATCGGCGCGTGGGCGGTGGGCTCGCTCGCCGGCTACACGCTGACGTCCGTGCCATGGACGCCCCGGATCGGCATCCAGGTCGACGCCGCGTCGGGCGACAACCACCCGGGCGACGGCCGCGTCGGCACCTTCAATCCGCTGTTCCCGAACGGGTATTACTTCGCGCTCGCCGGCTATACCGGCTACTCGAACCTGATTCACGTCAAGCCTTCGCTGATCGTCAAACCGAACAGCAAACTGACCCTGCTGGCCGGCGTGGGGCTGCAATGGCGCGAGACCACCGCGGACGCGGTCTACCAGCAAGGCTCGGCCGTCGTGCCGGGCACGGCGGGGCACGGTAGTCCCTGGACCGGGTTCTATACGCAATTTCGCGCTGACTGGGCCGTCACCGCGAACCTTGCGGCGGCGCTCGAAGCGGTGCATTTCCAGGTCGGACCGTCGCTGCGCGAATTGGGCGCCCGCAATGCCGACTACATCGGCGCGGAACTCAAATTCGGCTGGTAG
- a CDS encoding amidohydrolase — MNSNTSQPTPAEVVFFNGKIATQDDKRSFADALAVANGRIIASGSRETVMRHVNDATRHVDLKGRTVIPGLNDSHLHIIRGGLNFNMELRWDGVPSLADALDMLKKQVARTPAPQWVRVVGGWNEFQFAERRGPTLEEVNAIAPDTPVFILHLYDSALLNAAALRAVGYTKDTPNPPGGEIQRDKRGNPTGMLIARPNAGILYATLAKGPKLAPEDQRNSTLHFMRELNRLGVTSAIDAGGGYQAYPDDYAVIMDLAKHGELSVRIAYNLFTQNAKKEIEDFAKWVKVTKPGEGDDFLRVNGAGEMLVFSAADFEDFLEPRPDLPDTLEDELEAVVKLLVANRWPFRLHATYNESIERFLNVFERVNAEIPFNGLRWFFDHCETITQKNIERVRALGGGIAIQHRMAFQGEYFIQQYGEEAVKRTPPIRSMLDAGLPVGAGTDATRVASFNPFVSLYWMVSGKTVGGTSMYSSENKLDRMEALRRYTVGSAWFSNEDDRKGALVPGHFADFAVLSEDYFTVDESRIKFLTSAMTVVGGKIVYADDEFAPLAPPDLPVSPSWSPVAEFGGYSRYKPTAVACVDGCVNLCGVHAHAHGWAWRKNVPVSDSNGFWGALGCSCFAF; from the coding sequence ATGAATTCCAATACTTCCCAGCCAACGCCGGCCGAGGTCGTGTTCTTCAACGGCAAGATCGCGACGCAGGACGACAAGCGTTCATTCGCCGATGCGCTTGCCGTTGCGAACGGCCGCATCATCGCTTCGGGATCTCGCGAAACTGTGATGCGTCATGTGAACGACGCGACGCGGCACGTCGACCTCAAGGGGCGCACGGTCATCCCCGGTCTGAACGATTCCCACCTGCACATCATTCGAGGTGGGCTGAACTTCAACATGGAGTTGCGTTGGGACGGCGTGCCGTCGCTCGCGGACGCGCTCGACATGCTGAAGAAGCAGGTGGCGCGCACGCCGGCGCCGCAATGGGTGCGCGTGGTGGGCGGCTGGAATGAATTCCAGTTCGCCGAGCGCCGCGGCCCGACGCTCGAAGAAGTCAATGCGATCGCACCGGACACGCCGGTGTTCATTCTGCATCTGTACGACAGCGCGCTTCTGAACGCAGCGGCGTTGCGCGCGGTCGGCTACACCAAAGACACACCTAATCCGCCGGGCGGCGAGATCCAGCGCGACAAGCGCGGCAACCCGACCGGCATGCTGATTGCGCGGCCGAACGCCGGCATTCTGTACGCGACGCTCGCCAAAGGGCCGAAGCTCGCACCGGAAGATCAGCGCAATTCCACGCTGCATTTCATGCGCGAACTGAATCGCCTTGGCGTGACGAGCGCGATCGACGCAGGCGGCGGCTACCAGGCCTATCCGGATGACTACGCGGTCATCATGGACCTCGCGAAACATGGCGAACTGAGCGTGCGTATCGCGTACAACCTGTTCACGCAGAATGCCAAGAAGGAAATCGAAGACTTCGCGAAATGGGTGAAGGTGACCAAACCCGGCGAGGGCGACGATTTTCTGCGCGTGAACGGCGCCGGTGAAATGCTGGTGTTCTCGGCAGCGGACTTCGAAGATTTTCTCGAACCGCGCCCGGACCTGCCGGATACGCTCGAGGACGAACTGGAAGCCGTCGTCAAACTGCTGGTGGCGAACCGCTGGCCGTTCCGCCTTCACGCCACGTACAACGAATCGATCGAGCGCTTCCTGAACGTATTCGAACGCGTGAACGCCGAGATCCCGTTCAACGGGCTGCGCTGGTTCTTCGACCATTGCGAGACCATCACACAGAAGAACATCGAGCGGGTGCGCGCGCTCGGTGGGGGCATCGCGATCCAGCATCGGATGGCCTTTCAGGGCGAATACTTCATTCAGCAATATGGTGAAGAGGCCGTCAAGCGCACGCCGCCGATCCGCAGCATGCTGGACGCCGGACTGCCGGTCGGCGCCGGTACGGACGCCACGCGCGTCGCGAGTTTCAATCCGTTCGTTTCACTTTACTGGATGGTGTCAGGCAAAACGGTCGGCGGCACGTCGATGTATTCGAGCGAGAACAAGCTTGATCGCATGGAAGCGTTGCGCCGCTACACGGTAGGCAGCGCATGGTTCTCGAACGAGGACGACCGTAAAGGCGCGCTGGTGCCCGGCCACTTCGCGGACTTCGCGGTACTCAGCGAGGACTACTTTACCGTCGACGAAAGCCGCATCAAGTTCCTGACCTCCGCGATGACGGTGGTGGGCGGCAAGATCGTGTACGCGGACGACGAATTCGCACCGCTCGCACCGCCTGATCTGCCGGTCAGCCCGTCGTGGTCGCCGGTCGCGGAATTCGGCGGCTACAGCCGTTACAAGCCGACCGCGGTGGCGTGCGTGGACGGCTGCGTGAATCTGTGCGGCGTGCATGCCCACGCCCACGGCTGGGCATGGCGCAAGAACGTACCGGTCAGCGATTCGAACGGTTTCTGGGGCGCATTGGGATGTAGCTGTTTCGCATTCTGA
- a CDS encoding VOC family protein, with amino-acid sequence MFKSHHRLASLASLGAAILIGLTPAASAFADAGPPEVSNAKVAFAGKYPDVSVGAQYDTTHVYVAAADLDAFVNSFLATFGGKASPRAVFTVTPTPSKTASQYVQTPVGMLSVFGFETAIPYPFGNERTGYLVTDIDQAVKAARAAGADVVVDTFDDPIGKDAIIQWPGGLTMQLYWHTKAPNYSPLQSVPDNRVYVSRYEADNFVRRWVRFSHGKVVSDNRSADGGLVGRPGETIRVIRINSGFGHMLVFVTDGKLPVPFGGETTGYSVDDVAQTIERAQAAGAKVLYPPYHSATGTTAMLEFPGRYIAEVHDGK; translated from the coding sequence ATGTTCAAGTCGCATCATCGGCTCGCTTCGCTTGCGTCTCTCGGCGCAGCGATATTGATTGGATTGACACCTGCGGCATCCGCGTTCGCCGATGCCGGGCCGCCAGAGGTGTCCAACGCAAAAGTCGCCTTCGCCGGCAAATACCCCGACGTATCGGTCGGTGCGCAGTACGACACGACCCACGTGTACGTGGCTGCGGCCGATCTCGACGCGTTCGTCAACAGCTTTCTCGCCACGTTCGGCGGCAAGGCATCCCCGCGTGCGGTGTTCACGGTGACGCCTACGCCGAGCAAGACCGCATCGCAGTACGTGCAAACGCCGGTCGGCATGTTGTCGGTGTTCGGCTTTGAAACGGCGATTCCGTATCCGTTCGGCAATGAGCGAACCGGCTATCTGGTCACCGATATCGATCAGGCGGTGAAAGCCGCGCGTGCGGCCGGTGCCGATGTTGTCGTCGATACGTTCGACGATCCGATCGGCAAGGACGCGATCATTCAATGGCCGGGCGGCTTGACCATGCAGCTCTATTGGCACACCAAGGCGCCGAACTATTCGCCCTTACAGAGCGTGCCGGATAACCGCGTGTACGTGTCGCGCTACGAAGCGGACAACTTCGTGCGCCGTTGGGTGCGCTTCTCGCACGGCAAGGTGGTGTCGGACAACCGCAGTGCCGACGGCGGCCTGGTTGGCCGGCCGGGCGAAACGATCCGCGTGATCCGTATCAACTCGGGCTTCGGCCATATGCTCGTGTTCGTCACGGACGGCAAGCTGCCGGTCCCGTTCGGCGGCGAAACGACGGGTTATAGCGTGGACGATGTCGCCCAGACGATCGAGCGCGCACAGGCGGCCGGCGCGAAGGTGCTCTACCCGCCGTACCACAGCGCAACGGGTACCACCGCGATGCTCGAATTCCCTGGCCGATACATTGCTGAAGTACACGATGGCAAGTGA
- a CDS encoding DUF1427 family protein: MGYIISLGVGFGIGLLYWLLKVQSPAPPLIALAGLLGMVLGEHAIPVVKTHFFAQTEAVQTAGPVTDAAAKKTLTPDAKKQGG, from the coding sequence ATGGGCTACATCATTTCTCTGGGAGTCGGCTTCGGCATCGGACTTCTCTATTGGCTGCTCAAGGTGCAGTCGCCGGCGCCGCCGTTGATCGCGCTGGCCGGATTGCTCGGCATGGTGTTGGGCGAGCATGCCATCCCGGTGGTCAAAACGCATTTTTTTGCGCAGACGGAGGCGGTTCAAACCGCCGGTCCGGTGACGGACGCCGCAGCGAAAAAGACCCTGACGCCGGACGCGAAGAAGCAGGGCGGTTGA
- a CDS encoding HD domain-containing protein, giving the protein MKKTIAGIEIPDGVMARAATDQVRGTESELMFHHSLRAFLFGALTGYRENLTFDAELLYVAAMFHNVGLTAKYQHSPYRFEVDGANAARDFLRRHVVVDRLIDEVWEAIALHTTPGIPEHMSPLVALTSAGVQMDVRGFCHDDFTAQQRDEIVQAYPRESGFKKKIIEAYARGMEHRPETTFGTVNADVLDRWDPNYRRLNFCGLVLGSDWPN; this is encoded by the coding sequence ATGAAGAAAACCATTGCCGGCATAGAGATTCCCGACGGTGTCATGGCTCGGGCGGCGACCGATCAGGTTCGGGGCACGGAGTCGGAGTTGATGTTTCATCATTCGCTCAGAGCATTTCTGTTTGGTGCGCTGACCGGATATCGCGAGAACCTCACCTTCGACGCCGAGCTGCTTTATGTCGCTGCGATGTTTCATAACGTTGGGCTGACGGCGAAGTATCAACACTCGCCGTACCGGTTCGAGGTGGACGGCGCGAATGCCGCGCGCGATTTTCTGCGGCGGCACGTTGTGGTCGACCGTCTGATCGACGAAGTATGGGAGGCGATCGCATTGCACACGACACCGGGCATTCCGGAACATATGTCGCCGCTGGTTGCGCTGACCAGCGCCGGCGTGCAGATGGATGTTCGGGGCTTCTGCCACGACGATTTCACCGCACAGCAGCGCGATGAAATCGTGCAGGCCTATCCGCGCGAATCGGGCTTCAAGAAGAAGATCATCGAAGCCTATGCGCGTGGCATGGAACATCGTCCGGAGACGACCTTCGGAACGGTGAATGCCGATGTACTGGACCGGTGGGATCCGAACTATCGCCGCTTGAATTTCTGCGGACTGGTGCTCGGATCGGACTGGCCGAATTGA
- a CDS encoding FAD-dependent oxidoreductase translates to MSTPDLTANATTLSELDTHSSSLEYRRHQMFPRLSAAEIQSLRRFARPMAFKAGELIFETGHVALGLFVLLRGRVRIYSRDSFGRSTLVTEHEDGHFMAEMAQLSGKPALIDGVALTDVETLVIEPDRLRALIVADAQLGEHIMRALILRRLGLIEQGLGPIIVGDGDCSRLIGLQGFLRRNAYPATVIDARSDPEAITLLGGMTTGPDDFPLVFCPNGNVLRAPDEVQLASCLGLVPTFEQSHIYDVAIVGAGPAGLAASVYAATEGLSVAVFDQRAPGGQAGASSRIENYLGFPTGISGQALAARAFQQALKFGAHLAIPGKVKDVSRHDGIFMLSLLDGQRISARTVVVASGAAYRKPTVEGFDRFDGRGTFYWASTIEAKLVKGQDIVLIGGGNSAGQAIVFLANFARSIRVLIRGKDLEASMSKYLIDRIGSLPNVTLCTRCTLRSLDGDEAGLTHVHIRREDEDVDEVIATRHLFLFVGADPKTDWLGSSGVELDNRGFVVTGFARSELGLSEAGERYPLETSIPGMFAVGDVRSESAKRVAAAVGDGAAVVSQIHAYLSQLTAAIA, encoded by the coding sequence ATGAGCACTCCCGATTTAACCGCCAACGCGACGACACTGTCTGAACTCGACACCCATAGCTCTTCGCTGGAGTACCGTCGGCACCAGATGTTTCCTCGCCTTTCAGCGGCGGAGATTCAAAGTTTGCGGCGTTTCGCCCGGCCGATGGCGTTCAAGGCCGGCGAACTGATCTTCGAAACGGGGCACGTCGCACTCGGCCTGTTCGTGTTGCTGCGCGGGCGCGTGAGGATCTATTCGCGCGACAGTTTCGGCCGCTCGACGCTCGTCACCGAACATGAAGACGGCCACTTCATGGCCGAGATGGCACAACTCTCCGGCAAGCCGGCCTTGATCGACGGCGTCGCGCTGACCGACGTCGAGACACTCGTGATCGAGCCGGACCGGCTGCGCGCGCTGATCGTGGCCGACGCGCAACTGGGCGAGCACATCATGCGCGCCCTGATCCTGCGCCGGCTTGGACTGATCGAGCAGGGGCTCGGGCCGATCATCGTGGGCGATGGCGACTGCTCGCGGCTGATCGGCTTGCAAGGTTTTCTGCGCCGCAATGCGTACCCGGCGACGGTGATCGACGCGCGCAGCGATCCCGAGGCGATCACGCTGCTGGGCGGCATGACCACCGGGCCCGACGACTTTCCGCTCGTCTTCTGCCCGAACGGCAACGTGCTGCGCGCGCCGGACGAGGTGCAGCTCGCCTCGTGCCTGGGCCTTGTGCCGACCTTCGAGCAATCTCACATCTATGACGTCGCGATCGTCGGCGCCGGGCCGGCGGGGCTGGCGGCGTCCGTGTATGCCGCCACGGAAGGCTTGTCGGTCGCCGTCTTCGATCAACGCGCGCCAGGCGGCCAGGCCGGCGCCAGCTCGCGGATCGAGAACTATCTGGGCTTTCCCACCGGGATCTCGGGCCAGGCACTCGCTGCGCGGGCGTTCCAGCAGGCGCTGAAGTTCGGCGCGCATCTGGCGATTCCCGGCAAGGTCAAGGACGTGAGCCGTCATGACGGCATCTTCATGCTGTCGCTGCTCGACGGGCAGCGCATCAGCGCCCGCACGGTCGTTGTCGCGAGCGGCGCTGCCTACCGCAAGCCGACAGTGGAGGGCTTCGATCGCTTCGACGGACGCGGCACGTTCTACTGGGCGTCGACGATCGAAGCGAAGCTGGTGAAAGGGCAGGACATCGTGTTGATCGGCGGGGGCAACTCGGCCGGCCAGGCGATCGTGTTTCTTGCCAATTTCGCGCGCAGCATTCGCGTGCTGATTCGTGGCAAGGACCTCGAGGCCAGCATGTCGAAATACCTGATCGACCGGATCGGTTCCTTGCCCAACGTCACGCTATGCACGCGCTGCACGCTGCGTTCGCTCGATGGCGACGAAGCCGGGCTCACGCACGTTCATATCCGCCGTGAAGACGAAGACGTGGACGAAGTCATCGCTACGCGTCATCTGTTTCTCTTCGTCGGCGCGGACCCGAAGACCGATTGGCTCGGCTCGAGCGGCGTGGAGCTCGACAACCGTGGCTTTGTCGTCACGGGTTTCGCCCGCAGTGAGCTTGGGCTCTCTGAAGCCGGCGAGCGGTATCCGCTTGAAACGAGCATCCCGGGCATGTTTGCTGTCGGCGATGTGCGCTCGGAGTCCGCGAAACGGGTGGCCGCGGCAGTCGGCGACGGCGCGGCCGTGGTCAGTCAGATCCATGCGTATCTGAGCCAACTGACGGCGGCAATCGCGTAG
- a CDS encoding mechanosensitive ion channel family protein yields MPTLTDGVLFGLGILVLDFLAWRFMDRKSDQMRLALRALMFGLSSYVLFRSGMNPLREAPWPDEPLRHLLAQMLEVVWWLQGARLVIIVLDRVVLPETWHRERLFQDVLGALVFMAAAVGAIAFVLQLPVKGLLATSGALAVVLGLAIQSTLNDVFSGVVLNATEPFQIGDWVTIGEVEGKVVESNWRATSLLNGQGNIVVIPNSVAARTNIVNANEPSHTHGISIVLPIKPSIRPALVLEALANAAASCADVLLDPKPLISVRRATNDAIEYEIVCYVDTLSKKIGVRNELFDLAHRHLLSRGVVLRPLSVPEPILEAMDEKHRLLRNVLIFRTLESDEISHLAAQLTQHEFDAGDMIYAAADEDGHELHILAQGVAKVIVAKDGGEVELRRLAPGDSIGQSGVLAGVRTAVVVRALTRAIVFRLDKSALTPVLAQRPEVVKEMCRLLSEHHATEEMVLASPSHVEQSAGGFLQWIRDGVRRIHELSF; encoded by the coding sequence ATGCCGACCCTGACCGACGGTGTGCTGTTTGGCCTGGGGATTCTGGTCCTCGATTTTCTCGCCTGGCGCTTCATGGACCGCAAGAGCGACCAGATGCGCCTCGCCTTGCGTGCGCTTATGTTCGGTCTGTCGAGCTACGTGCTGTTCCGTTCGGGAATGAATCCGCTGCGCGAGGCGCCCTGGCCGGATGAACCGCTGCGCCATCTGCTTGCGCAGATGCTGGAGGTGGTGTGGTGGCTGCAGGGCGCGCGCCTTGTGATCATCGTGCTCGATCGCGTGGTGTTGCCCGAGACGTGGCACCGGGAGCGTCTTTTTCAGGACGTACTCGGTGCGCTGGTGTTTATGGCCGCCGCGGTGGGGGCGATCGCGTTCGTGCTGCAACTGCCGGTGAAAGGACTGCTCGCCACATCCGGCGCGCTCGCGGTCGTACTCGGCCTCGCGATCCAGAGCACGCTCAACGATGTGTTTTCAGGCGTCGTTCTGAATGCGACCGAGCCTTTTCAGATCGGCGATTGGGTAACGATCGGCGAGGTGGAAGGCAAGGTGGTCGAGAGCAACTGGCGGGCGACGAGCCTGTTGAACGGTCAGGGCAATATCGTCGTGATTCCGAACAGCGTGGCGGCACGCACGAATATCGTCAACGCCAATGAGCCGTCGCATACGCATGGCATCAGCATCGTGCTGCCCATCAAGCCGTCGATCCGGCCTGCGCTGGTCCTTGAGGCGCTCGCTAATGCCGCCGCCAGTTGCGCGGACGTGCTGCTCGATCCCAAGCCGCTGATAAGCGTGCGCCGCGCCACGAACGACGCGATCGAGTACGAGATCGTCTGCTATGTCGACACGTTGAGCAAAAAGATCGGCGTGCGCAATGAGCTGTTCGATCTCGCGCACCGCCATCTGCTCTCACGCGGTGTCGTATTGCGGCCGCTGTCGGTGCCCGAGCCGATTCTCGAGGCGATGGACGAGAAACATCGCTTGCTGCGCAATGTGCTGATCTTCCGGACGCTGGAAAGCGACGAGATATCGCACCTGGCAGCGCAACTGACGCAGCATGAGTTCGATGCCGGCGACATGATCTACGCCGCGGCAGATGAGGACGGTCACGAGCTTCATATTCTGGCGCAGGGCGTCGCGAAAGTGATCGTCGCGAAGGACGGCGGCGAGGTCGAACTGCGAAGGCTTGCGCCGGGTGATTCGATCGGCCAGTCGGGCGTTCTCGCGGGCGTCCGGACCGCTGTGGTCGTGCGTGCGCTGACCCGCGCCATCGTGTTCAGGCTGGACAAGAGTGCATTGACGCCTGTTCTCGCGCAGCGCCCGGAGGTGGTGAAGGAAATGTGCCGGTTGCTGTCGGAACATCATGCAACCGAGGAGATGGTGCTGGCATCGCCGAGCCATGTGGAGCAGAGCGCGGGTGGCTTTCTGCAATGGATTCGCGACGGCGTGCGGCGCATCCACGAACTGTCGTTTTAA